Part of the bacterium genome is shown below.
TGGTAACTTCAAATCCATCGTCGGTCTGTTTCACTTCTTGATTTTCCACCCAAAATTTTTCAGACATATATTGTTCCATTTCGTCCTGAAAGAGAAGGCGTACTTTAGTGATTGCGCCTCCGGTAAACGAGCCCCAGGAATATTTAAATAGTTCGCCGAGTGAAGGTACGTTTTTTATAGCTGAACGTTGGCCTGTAAACCGAAATGCATTGATGCGTTCGAGCGTAAACATTTTCGGAGTCTCGTGATGCATAGCGATGAGGTAATGGGTTTTACCTGCATTGTAAAACGTCACCGGCGTGACGGAGCGCCATTGGAGTCTGCCGTTTTTTGCAGCGCGGTATTCGATCTCCATGATAGTTTTTTCGCGGATCGCTTTAATGGTCTGTACAAAAAACGTCAATGTTTTTTTTTGAAATTTTTCAAAAACCAATGGGAGATTTTTTATCGTTTCATTATTGCCGAAGGCGAAATAGGCGGTAACCAACTGATTAACCTGTTCCTGCGTCAATTCAATTCGGTAGGAGTGTTTACGTGAATGGATCACGATTCCCATTTCACGAAGCGCCTTCATATCGCGACGTATGGACGTATCGCTGGTAAAAAAATGTTCCGCGAGCTCTATTTCGGAATATTTATCGGGATGTTCGAATACGAATGCAACAATCTCGATCTGACGCTGGAGTTCGTCTATACTTTTGATCATAAGCTATAAAATTTTAGCCACAGAGAACACAGAGTCATGTTTTTAAACTATCTGCTTCAAATAACAATTTTTTCAGTGGTCACATGGCGAAAAACATAAGTCCCTTAGTTCACTTAAATATCTCTGCATTTTCTCTGTGGCCTCTGTGGCAAAATGATCTACCAAAGCGAAACACGAATTTTCTCATCCCGGTACATCGGTTCGCCGGGTTGAATATTGAATGCCCTGTAAAACTCCGGTGTATTGGACATCGGTCCGATCACGCGAAATTGAACCGGCGAGTGCACGTCCGTCATGATCTGCGCGGCCAGCGACTCATTGCGGTACTGCATCATCCAGGCATATGCAAATCCAAGAAAATACCGCTGATCGGCCGTTAATCCGTTTAATGTTTCGTTTGACTTGCCCTGAGCGGTTTTCTTAAACGCCGAGTATCCTAATTGGATGCCTCCCAGATCGGCTATGTTTTCACCAAGTGTAGCTTCACCCCGAACGTACAAACTGTCAAGCACTACGTAATTATTATATTGCTCGATCAGAAGTTTAGTGCGCGCTTCGAATTTCTCGCGGTCTTCTTTTGTCCACCAGTTATTCAGCCGCCCTGTTTCGTCATATTGACTTCCCTGGTCGTCGAAACCGTGAATGATCTCGTGACCGAACGTGCTTCCGCCTATAATCCCGTAAAGTACCGCATCATCAGGTAATTTCTTGCCATACCCCGGGACAATAATATTACAGCCCGGAACGACGATCTCATTTCCTGTGGGATCATAGTACGCGTTATACGTCTGGGGAAACATATTCCATTCATGGCGATCAACCGGATTGCCGTATTTGCGAATCATATAGTTAAATGACCACTTATGCGCATTCATCACATTTTGCGCATACGAATCACGCGATACTTCGAGTTCAGAGTAATCCTTCCACTTATCGGGATAGCCGACTTTCATGACCAGGGTTTCTATTTTTTTGAGTGCCATTTGACGCGTAGGCTCGGTCATCCAATCTAGTCTCATGATTCGTTCACGTGTTTCATCCCGAATATTATTTCCGATTTCGATCAATTTTTCTTTCGTTCCTTTCGGAAGATAATTGGCAACATATTCTTGTCCGATCACTTCGCCAAGGGAACGGTTTGTTTTTTCTACAACGCGTTTCCAGCGCGGTTTAGGTTCCTGGATTCCGTAAATAGTTCTAGAGTAAAAATCGAAATCCTGATCGTCAAATCTTCTGCTGACGTACGCCGAGTAAGTGTTGATCAGATTCCAACGCAAATACGTTTTCCATTTATCGATACCTACCGCTTTCACATTATCGTTGAGTGTCTTGAAAAATTCCGGCTGCCCGACAACGACTGTATCCAATTTCGTCACACCCATTTCTTTAAGCAGTATGTTCCAATCGATTGAAGGAGTAAGCTTGTTCAGTTCAGCGATGGTCATTTTGTTATAATTCTTATACGGATCGCGCAAGTCTTCGAGCTTACGGCTTGATTTGGCCAGCGCGGTTTCCAGTGTCACGATATCATTGCTGAGTTTGTCGGCCGAGGATAGATCGCCTAATTTCTGTAACATCTGAAACATCGCTTGCAGGTGTTTAAGGTATTCACTGCGGATATTAGCGGTTCGCGCGTCCGTATTGAAATAATAATCACGATTGGGTAAGCCGAGACCGCCTTGATTCAGAAATATTGCATATTGGGCCGGAACTTTGTCGTCACGGTTTACATAGATACTGAACATCGCGCCGACCTGCAGTGTCTGTAAATGCGCGACCGTTCTTAGTAGTCCTGGAATGTCTGTAATGGCATCGATCTTTTGAAATTCGGATTCAAGGGGTTTCAAATCCATTTGTTCAATCATAAGCGTATCCATGCCGCTGGAAAAAAAATCACCGATCTTTTGTTTGTTACTTCCTTTGGGTGCTGATGCTTTGGCGGAAGTTTCGCAGATTTCTTTTACGGCATCTTTCACGCCGTCCTGGATCGTGAGCCAAATTCCATTTGAAGATTCTGAAGAGGGGATCGGGTTATTTTTAATCCATCCTCCGTTGGCGTAATAAAAAAAGTTTTGACCGGGAGCTACTGTCGTATCACGATTTGCTACCAGCGGATCATTTAAGTCTGCCTGTTTTACTGAAGGCCAGCATGCAATAAGAGTCATTGCGATCACTGCCAGCAGTGTGAAAATTCGATTCATGTTCCTTATTCCTTTCAAGCGGTTATCTTAATTTTATTTGCTTATCGGGTTTGCTCACATACGTCATGGTGAGCCCTTCGGCGGGGCTCAGGACAAGCTTGTCGAACCATGACCAAGTTTAGTAAAATCAGTCTTCGACTTCACTCAGACTGAAGGGTTCTCTTCCATTTGTGAGCCAACCCGATAAGCACGTATTTTTATTTACGTGTAATTGAACGCCAGCTGACCGGATCAAGTCACAGCGCGAATCATTATTACGCAAAAACTAATTAATTGTTTTGTTTCATTTTGATTGTACTTGGCGGCGATTAAATAAATTATTCATACGTAAGCTGACCAACTTTGCGGACCTTTATTTTCTGCGTTTTAGCCACTCTTTTTTATTTTCTACAATGGTTACGGAATCCTGAAAAATAATAGAATAAGGATAACGGTGGGAAAAGCCTACTTTATGCAGAATGGGGTAGCGCATGTCGTCCGTTCCGGTCGGCTGGCAAAGGTAATATTTTTTTCCGTTGCTATCAGGATAGAAAAAATAGGTTCGTGTCCGGTCGAAATTAAAATCACCGTGTACACCGACCATCGTGTGGTCGAGACTGTCACGGTCTGTGGGAAATACAAGCAGCGCATCAAGTCCTGCTGTGATCATCAGGGAATGCATAAGTATCGAAAGGTCGGCGCAATGCCCGCGTCCTTCAACCAGCGTTTCGATGGGCATTTTAACATAATATTTTTTTTTGTCTTCATAGGGAATGCTGTTAACGAAGTTCAGTATTTTTTGAGCATTTGCATCATTGCGTACGGAGTCATTGGGTACAATGCGCAAGCTGTCCAGAATAGTGTAGAGGAAATTCTCATGCGGCGTCGATGCGTCAATGAAACGCTGCAGTCCACTCTCCTGTTTTCGTCGCCGGTGTTCAAAATACTTATTTGCATTGAATGATAACTCGAGGTATTTCCCTTTTTGCTGGCCGTAAATATAATATTGGTGCGATATCTCTGCCGGATAAAATATACCGCTTTCCGAAGGAATGACGAGATGATACCACTTATTTTCTTCCACAAGTAGCCGGTTATTTTCCTGGTACTTTGCTATGCTGTCCCGGGCGTATCTGAGGTTAAGTTCAAGGCTCATCACACGATCCTTCAGAGGAATCGTTTGATTTAAGTATTCGTAATACCAGGCAGAGCCTGCGGCGAGGCTTATTACCAATATGCTTACTAGGACGCTAATTGTAATTTTTACGGATTTTGACACAATAAAATTTCTTTTGGTAAAATAAATATTTGCAGATTAAATATGTTCAAAGTTTCCTCACAGACATTTCAAGGCCTCAAACTTACCATATCCAGCCAAATAAATCAAATTTTTTTACAATAATGCATTTTCGGTCAAATTTTGAGCGAAAATCCGTCTTTAGTACTATTAAATTAAGTACGTGAACGATTGGAAAATGAACTTTGAAAATAAACTAACTTAATTAACCGTAACTAAAAAAGGAGGACATTATGTCCAAAGGAACATTAAACAAAGCCGTATTGATCGGACGATTGGGGAAAGACCCTGACGTGCATTATACGAAAAGCGGAATACCGATCAGCTCGTTCAGTATCGCCACCAATAACGTCTACAAAGGTAAAGACGGGAACATGGTCGAGCAAACGGACTGGCACAAGGTGGTTACGTGGCGTAAGCTCGCGGAGATCAGCGGACAGTATCTGAAAAAGGGGTCTCTCGTATGCGTGGAGGGTCAGCTTAAAACCCGTTCGTGGGACGACAAAGACGGCGTCAAACGGTATATGACTGAGATCATAGCCGAAACGATGCAGATGCTTTCGTCTAAGAAAGGAACGGAACAGCAAGAATTGCTCACCCATGAGCAAGCGAATGACGAGCCCGTCGAAACAGACGAAGCAGAAACGCCGTCGAAAGACGATCTACCGTTCTAAAATATTCGTTGGTGTGTAACAATGGCGCCCTGTAAAAAATAACTTTACTACACAGGACGCACAGGGAATACGGAAAAGGAATCTCTGTGAAACTCTGTGTTCTCTGTGGCTAAAAAATTACAGGGCGCCATTATTTAAAAAAGTGAGGAAAGACTTTACGTGAATTATGCTTGCAGAATAGTATTTGTTTTTATACTTTCACGAACCTTTCTACACTAAAATAGAAAATTTTTTTAATCAAGGAGCGCATAAATGGCAGAAGAAGCAATTTTAATGGACAAAGATAAGAAAGCCTCGTTAGACCGGACTTTGCAGGAAATCGTCAAAGAATACGGCAAGGGCTCGATCATGAAATTAGGCGACCGCACGTCAGTTGGCGTGGACGTTTATTCCACCGGGTCGATCTCGGTTGATGCGGCATTGGGCGTGGGAGGAATTCCGCGCGGCCGAATTACAGAGATCTACGGTCCGGAAGCCAGCGGTAAAACGACTTTGTCGCTGCATATCATTGCCGAAGCGCAAAAAACGGGCGGCATTGCGGCATTTATTGATGCAGAACACGCGTTAGATGCGATATACGCAAAGCGGATAGGCGTAGACACGGAGAATCTACTCATTTCACAGCCGGATAACGGCGAACAGGCTTTGGAGATCACGGAACGACTCGTTCGCAGTAATGCGGTGGATGTGATCGTGATCGATTCGGTCGCGGCGCTCGTTCCGAGAAGCGAAATAGACGGCGAAATGGGCGATGCCACTATGGGCGTTCAGGCGCGTCTGATGAGCCAGGCGATGCGTAAACTGACTGGCGTGGTGAGTAAGTCTAAAACGTGCGTCATATTCATCAACCAGGTTCGAGATAAAATCGGTGTGATGTTTGGTAATCCGGAAACCACTACCGGCGGACGCGCACTGAAATTCTACACGTCGATTCGGGTTGATATCCGCCGAATTGGTCAGATCAAAGCCGGCGAGGCTATTGTTGGAAATCGAACTAAAGTGAAAATCGTCAAAAACAAACTCGCGCCTCCGTTCCGAGAAGCCGAAGTGGATCTCATGTATGGTACCGGGATTTCCAAAGAAGGCGACCTCATCGATCTTGCATCGAATATGAACATCGTTCAGAAGAGCGGAACGTGGTATGCGTTTGGCGACGAAAAGATCGGGCAGGGACGCGAAAACGCGAAACAGTTTCTGATCGATAACCCGGAAACTTCCAAAAAGATCGAATTGAAGATCCGGCAGGAATTGGGTTTGATTCCCTCGGCGCCGCAGGAAAAGGAAACGCCGAAGCAAAGTCCAAGCAGTTCCGAGAAAAAAAGTAAGTAGCATTCATGCCACTAAGACACTAAGGCACCAAGAGTCAATATTGAAATTTATTTTTTCTTCGTGTTGTTTTGTGACTTTGTGTCTTTGTGGCAACAAAATACGTAATTGTAAAAACAAATAATCATTAAAAATCAGGTGAAAGTATGGCAAAAGGAACATTAAATAAAGTAATGCTTATCGGCAGACTGGGCAAAGACCCGGAACTACGTTATACGCCGAGCGGGAGCGCCGTGGCAACGTTTAATATCGCTACGGACGAATCCTACAAAGACAAAGAGGGCAAAAAGGTCGAGAATACCGACTGGCACCGCGTCGTGGTGTGGAATAAACTCGCCGAGATTTGCGGGCAATATTTGAAGAAAGGCTCACTCGTCTACATCGAAGGCAAATTAAAGACACGCTCCTACGATGATAAAACAACCGGCGCGAAAAAATTCATTACCGAAGTAGTCGGTGATCAGATGAATATGCTGGGTGGGAAAGGCGATGGAGGAAGCGGGGACTACGTTCCGCCGCCAGGCGAAATGGATTCCAGCGCGCCGTCGGGCACTGCGGATTCATCGTCGGGCTCTTCCAATAACGACGATCTACCGTTTTAGCGGACAAGCATTGTCAAACAAAAATAAGCCGTCTCTGTCGAAGGGACGGTTTTTTTTTGACCACCCCCTCGGTCTCCCTCTTTGCGCGTCAGGAAATGAGTGAGTTTGTAAGTTTTTTTTGCGTAAGGAGGGGGCATGGTGTGGTTTGATGATTAAAGGCTGTCATCCTGAAGACTCTGCGGTCAGGCATTCAAGGACGAATACTGAAAAAATGGTTGTTTCTATATAAAGTGTGCTACTATACTTGCTGCCTAGCAAAATTCACTCTACTTCGCTACATCGACCGCTCTATATTCACGAATGACGGTGATCTTGACTTGTCCGGGGTATTCCAGTTCGCTTTCGATCTTGCGTGTAATATCATCCGCCAATATCATCATCTTATTATCATCCAGAATATTAAAATCAACAAGCACGCGAATTTCGCGTCCTGCCTGAATTGCATATGCTTTTAGTACGCCTGGAAATGACAGCGCGATGTCTTCCAGCTTGTGGAGCCGTTTTAGATAATTTTCCAATGCGTTTTTCTGTGAGCCTGGCCGTTCCTTACTTAGCATATTGGCAGTACTTACGATCACGGCGATCGGGTGCGCGGTGGTTGGGTTTTCATGATGTAAGAGAATCGCAAGCTGTACAGTTGCATTTTCTCCGTATTTGCGGGCGACATCAGCGCCGGCTGCGGCATGATGCTGGTCCGTTCGGTCTACGGCAAACCCGATGTCATGCAGAATCGCTGCACGTTTTGCCAATTGTACGTCAAAACCCAATTCTGCAGCAATCAGTCCCGCGATAGTTGCTGTTTCAATACTGTGCTGAAGCAAATTGAGTCCATGTTGAGTGCGGTATTTCAACTTTCCAAGCAGTTTAACGATCTCTATGTGGGTGCCGTGTATACTAACCTCAAATAGCGCTTCTTCGCCGGTGCTTATGATCAGTTCGTCCAGATCGCGTTTAGCTTTTTCGACTACGTCCTCGATACGGCCCGGGTGAATACGTCCGTCGGTGATCAGACTTTCCAATGCCATCTTGGCAATTTCTCTGCGAATCGGATCAAAGCCGGAGATCACGATCGTATTCGGCGTATCGTCAATTAGAATTTCACATCCCGTGATCGTTTCGAAAGCGCGGATGTTTCTGCCTTCACGGCCGATGATACGGCCTTTCATCTCATTGCTGGGCAATTTGATCGACGTGACGGTTGTTTCTATCGTATGATCCATCGAAGTCCGGTTGATCGCCTGCAGCAGCACATTTTTGATCTGTTCCTTAGCCGTTAATTGAGCCTGTTCCTTGATATTTCGAACAGCTTGCGCTGACTCCTGCTTAGCTTTTTCGGTCATATTATTCATTAGAACTCGTTTGGCATCCTCCGCGCTCATCCTTGCCATCTGCTCCAGCTTCTCATTTTCAGATTTGATCATCGCATCGAGTTGCTCGTTCTTCTTAGTTGTCTCTTCCATTTTGCTGTGGAGGAGCTGTTCACGGTTAAGAAAATCTTTTTCTTTGCGTGTGACCAGATCGCCTTTTTGTTCGATGTTGCGCTCGCGTTTGAGAAGTTCATCTTGCTGATTCTTAGTCTGAGCGCGTATGGCCTTGGTCTGTTCATCAAAATCCTGCTTCTTTCGGTACCACTCATCGGAAACTTCGATGAGTTTCTCTTTTTTTAGGTTTTCAGCGTCCACCGAGGCGGAGTTCAGTATTGTTTTCGCTTCATCTTCCGCTTCCCGGATACGCTTGGCCACTCTAATCTTGGTGGCGTAGAGTTGCCCGAAAATGAATGCAGCTACCGCTATAACAAGGCCGGATAGTATAAATATTGCTATGTCCATTTTTCCTCTATATCGTCGTTGGTTATGATCTGTATGTGTTTAAAAACAAAAAACCCCTGATATTACAACTTGGTTTGATCACCACAGCGGTAACAACAGGGTTCGAAATGTAAAGGTAGGAAATACTCGACGAAAAAATTACTTCTGCGAAAATAAGGATATTTCTTCTTCTTTATCTTCAACCGGGGCAGGCTCGGGTTTCTCGGTCACTCCCGCGTTCAGAGACTTAAGCAGTTTCTTTGCGCGCGATTCGTACGATTCGATTTGTAGCTTCTGTTCGTCCCGGGTTTTAAAGTATTCATCGGCGATATTGAGGGCGGCCAAAATGGCGACCTTAAGAGGGGACTTGATGGCTCCGCTCTTATTGATTTCTTTCATCTTCTGGTCGACAAATTGAGAAATTTTTTCGATGTGACCGGTGTCTGCATCACCTTTGATCACATATTCCGACCCGTAGATATTTACCTTAACAGTATTCTTGTCCACTGTTGTTTTTACACCTGTGGTGTATCGGTTAACTTGAATAAATAACTTTTTCTAATTGATCCAACTTTTGAACGACTTGCTCCAACCGGAACCGTATCTGATCGCGGCTATGCTGATCCATCGGATTCTGGTCGGATGCATTTGTTCTGAGTTGTTCAATATCTTCTTTCAAATTTTGATTTTCGGCTAAAATTAATTCTAACTGTTTTCGATGCTCACCGAGTGTCTGTTGTAATTCTTGCAACGACGCCTCTTTAGTTTTAAGAACTGCTTGCTGTCGCCGCAATATCTGCTCTTTTGCTTCCAGATCTTTATTCACGGATTCCAACGCCTCAGATAATCCGCTTTGGCTGTTTTCCACATCTGATCGGAGCCGGTCGCGTTCGGTTTTCGTTTCCTGCAATTCCCGCAGTAGTTCTACTGCTTTTATTTCCAGAAGGTCAAACTGGTTATTGGAAACCAGTTCAAGCGCAGCGATACTCGTCGTTTTGCTCTTCTTATTTTTGGCGGTTCCTTTCATCACGACGAGTTACTCTATTAGTTTATCTTAATTGTGCGCCAAAATCTTTTTCAACTTTTGAAATTACCGTCTTCAATGCGGCATCAATCTCTTCCTCGGTCAATGTTCGTTCTGGAGATTGAAACAGAAGCGAGAAAGCTAAACTTTTTTTATCCGATGCGATCTGGTCCCCGGTATATACATCAAAAACATCAAGCGATTCTAAATTCGCTCCGGCATTACCGCGAATAACATTCATGAGCGAGCCGGCAGAGATTGACTTATTAACTGTCAGAGCCAAATCTCGCTGAATAGATGGAAATCGCGATATCGGCTTAACTGCTTTTTTGAATCGGGCTAACTCTGATAACTTCGTATAATCCAATTCAAACGCCCAAACGTCCTTTTCAATGTCAAAGTGCCGTAGAATACTCTTTTGGATCTTTCCAATACGGCCCAGAAGATGTTTTCCTGAACAAATTTCCAAAGAGTTAGGTGCATACACCTCAATAAAATTATAGGGATTAAATTCAATAGAGTCAAGCATAAATTTTTGACAAATGCGCAGAATTACGCTCTTTAAGTCAAAAAAATCAAAAGGTTCTGATTGATGGCTCCAGTGAATTGGGTCGCGCATTCCTGTTGCGCATCCGCAGATTATTGTTTGTTCATCCGGTAATGGGTTGCCGACATTATGCAAATATATCTTACCGATCTCATACAGTTGGAGGTCATAGTTCTTTCTGAACAAGTTTCCCTTGATGATATCAAACAGGCTTGGGAGCAAAGAAGTACGCATAACGGACATATCTTCGCTGATTGGATTCATAATCTTCATGAATTGCCCTTCAGCCTGCGGTGATAGTACGAGCTGAGGCTTCGGATGAACCATCGAATTGGTTACAGCTTCTGAGAATCCAATTTCACGCATGGTTGCGCGAAGTTCTCTTGAGAGTCTTTCTGGTTTCGATTCTTCCGCTTCATAATTTACATATGCGCCGGTTGCGTTTGGAATTTGATCATATCCGTAAATACGGGCAATCTCCTCGATCAGGTCTTCTTCGACGTTCAGATCGAGCCTGAAACTCGGCGGTGTGACTTCAAATTCTCCGCCGCTTGTTTTATTTACGCGGCATTCCAATTTTTCTAATATTGAAACGGCGTCTTTCTCTGGAATAGTTAATCCGAGTAATTTATTTACTGCAGATGCTCGAAGTTTCACCGTTCGCGGCGCGCGGGGTTGTGCGACAACATCAATAACTCCGGACGCGATGGAACCACCGGCGCATTGCATGATGAGGTCTGTTGCGCGGTCGAGCGCTCGTAATGTTCCTTCCGTGTCAATTCCACGGCCAAATCGTCCCGATGCATCGGAGGTAATTCCAAGGAATTTAGAAGATCGACGTATCCGTTTTGAATTGAAATACGCCGATTCCAGCAAAACATTCTTTGTCTCATCGGAAATTTCGGAGTTTTTACCGCCCATGATGCCGCCGATAGCAATAGCGCGTTCCGAGTCGCAGATCATAACCGCTTCGTCGTTGAGTTCATGAAATTTTCCGTCGAGTGTCTGAAATTTTTCACCTGCTTTTGATTTTTTGACGATGATACGGTGGCCTTTGAGTTCATCATAATCAAACGCGTGCAATGGCTGGCCGCATTCGAGCATGACAAAATTGGTTATATCGACAATATTATTGATAGATCGTAATCCGACAGCTTCCAGTTTTTCGACGAGCCATTGCGGAGACGGTCCGATGGTCACGCCCTGCACAACGCGCGCGGCGTAGCGGGGACAACCATCCGCATCTTCAATTGCTACCGACGCAAGTGAAGTGACAGATTCATTACTTTCCGTAATCTTAGTTTCCGGAATTCTTAAAGGTTTATTTTCGATGACGGCTATTTCCCTTGCAATACCAAGCATATTTAAACAATCTGGGCGATTAGACGTCACGTCGATCTCAAATATGGTTTCTCCGAGTTTCATGAACTCCGTGAAGGCCTGGCCTATTTGATAGGATTGATGCATATCCAGTTCCCAAATTCCTGGAGATTTGTCTTTTTCGAATCCAAGTTCACTTTTTGAACAAATCATGCCGCTAGATTCTTCCCCCCGAATTTTAGCCTTTTTGATTTCAAATCCTCCCGGCATCATCGTACCGATAGTGGCGACAGCCACGAGCTGGCCTTCTTGTACGTTCGGCGCACCACAGACAATATTCAATAGGTCGTTTCCGATATCAACGCGGGTTAAAGACAATTTATCCGCGTTCGGATGTTTTGTGACTTCTATAACTTTGCCAATGATTACGCCTTTGAAAGGATCACGTTCAAAGATTTCTTCGACATTTAGTCCGTTCATCGTCAATCGATGCGCGAGATCGCGCATCGGCAGGGAAATATCAACATAGTTCCGTAACCAATTAAGAGATACTCTCATACTTACTCCGATTTTTTTTCGTCGCGATGTCTCATGCACGCCATTGCCGTCGACGCCATCGCTTTAATATTATTTTTTTTGCTGATAATCAAGTACAAATTCGATTTTGAGAATCATACCTATTTGCTTCAAAGTTTCTATATAAAATTTCATGAAAATATTCAATTGCATTTTTGTTATTTTGCTTGCAGATCGGTACAGAATACCAATAATGAGCTAATGTGGAGGTGATCTCCACACTTTGTGTGATCGTGGAGTGTATTATTTTCTGATTTTTTATTAAAATCAGTTGGGTATAAGAGTAAATCTATGTAAACAAAACCAGACTTAATCTTTGGAAACGCTAGAGTATTAGTAAAGTATTAATTTACAATATCTTAGTTAAGCTGTCACATTCTATTATCGAAAACAGAATGCAACTAAATGCATTAAATTTTACAAAAACATGACATACGTCATTGTTTGTGAAAAAAAACACAAGTATATTGAGTTTGTTGTGGAGATATTCCTAACACT
Proteins encoded:
- a CDS encoding transcriptional regulator; this translates as MIKSIDELQRQIEIVAFVFEHPDKYSEIELAEHFFTSDTSIRRDMKALREMGIVIHSRKHSYRIELTQEQVNQLVTAYFAFGNNETIKNLPLVFEKFQKKTLTFFVQTIKAIREKTIMEIEYRAAKNGRLQWRSVTPVTFYNAGKTHYLIAMHHETPKMFTLERINAFRFTGQRSAIKNVPSLGELFKYSWGSFTGGAITKVRLLFQDEMEQYMSEKFWVENQEVKQTDDGFEVTMQVKLSNEFVAWIMGWGSAVRILEPKELVENVLNKAKAITEKYSR
- a CDS encoding M13 family metallopeptidase produces the protein MNRIFTLLAVIAMTLIACWPSVKQADLNDPLVANRDTTVAPGQNFFYYANGGWIKNNPIPSSESSNGIWLTIQDGVKDAVKEICETSAKASAPKGSNKQKIGDFFSSGMDTLMIEQMDLKPLESEFQKIDAITDIPGLLRTVAHLQTLQVGAMFSIYVNRDDKVPAQYAIFLNQGGLGLPNRDYYFNTDARTANIRSEYLKHLQAMFQMLQKLGDLSSADKLSNDIVTLETALAKSSRKLEDLRDPYKNYNKMTIAELNKLTPSIDWNILLKEMGVTKLDTVVVGQPEFFKTLNDNVKAVGIDKWKTYLRWNLINTYSAYVSRRFDDQDFDFYSRTIYGIQEPKPRWKRVVEKTNRSLGEVIGQEYVANYLPKGTKEKLIEIGNNIRDETRERIMRLDWMTEPTRQMALKKIETLVMKVGYPDKWKDYSELEVSRDSYAQNVMNAHKWSFNYMIRKYGNPVDRHEWNMFPQTYNAYYDPTGNEIVVPGCNIIVPGYGKKLPDDAVLYGIIGGSTFGHEIIHGFDDQGSQYDETGRLNNWWTKEDREKFEARTKLLIEQYNNYVVLDSLYVRGEATLGENIADLGGIQLGYSAFKKTAQGKSNETLNGLTADQRYFLGFAYAWMMQYRNESLAAQIMTDVHSPVQFRVIGPMSNTPEFYRAFNIQPGEPMYRDEKIRVSLW
- a CDS encoding transglutaminase domain-containing protein, translating into MSKSVKITISVLVSILVISLAAGSAWYYEYLNQTIPLKDRVMSLELNLRYARDSIAKYQENNRLLVEENKWYHLVIPSESGIFYPAEISHQYYIYGQQKGKYLELSFNANKYFEHRRRKQESGLQRFIDASTPHENFLYTILDSLRIVPNDSVRNDANAQKILNFVNSIPYEDKKKYYVKMPIETLVEGRGHCADLSILMHSLMITAGLDALLVFPTDRDSLDHTMVGVHGDFNFDRTRTYFFYPDSNGKKYYLCQPTGTDDMRYPILHKVGFSHRYPYSIIFQDSVTIVENKKEWLKRRK
- a CDS encoding single-stranded DNA-binding protein, which gives rise to MSKGTLNKAVLIGRLGKDPDVHYTKSGIPISSFSIATNNVYKGKDGNMVEQTDWHKVVTWRKLAEISGQYLKKGSLVCVEGQLKTRSWDDKDGVKRYMTEIIAETMQMLSSKKGTEQQELLTHEQANDEPVETDEAETPSKDDLPF
- the recA gene encoding recombinase RecA, with translation MDKDKKASLDRTLQEIVKEYGKGSIMKLGDRTSVGVDVYSTGSISVDAALGVGGIPRGRITEIYGPEASGKTTLSLHIIAEAQKTGGIAAFIDAEHALDAIYAKRIGVDTENLLISQPDNGEQALEITERLVRSNAVDVIVIDSVAALVPRSEIDGEMGDATMGVQARLMSQAMRKLTGVVSKSKTCVIFINQVRDKIGVMFGNPETTTGGRALKFYTSIRVDIRRIGQIKAGEAIVGNRTKVKIVKNKLAPPFREAEVDLMYGTGISKEGDLIDLASNMNIVQKSGTWYAFGDEKIGQGRENAKQFLIDNPETSKKIELKIRQELGLIPSAPQEKETPKQSPSSSEKKSK
- a CDS encoding single-stranded DNA-binding protein produces the protein MAKGTLNKVMLIGRLGKDPELRYTPSGSAVATFNIATDESYKDKEGKKVENTDWHRVVVWNKLAEICGQYLKKGSLVYIEGKLKTRSYDDKTTGAKKFITEVVGDQMNMLGGKGDGGSGDYVPPPGEMDSSAPSGTADSSSGSSNNDDLPF
- the rny gene encoding ribonuclease Y is translated as MDIAIFILSGLVIAVAAFIFGQLYATKIRVAKRIREAEDEAKTILNSASVDAENLKKEKLIEVSDEWYRKKQDFDEQTKAIRAQTKNQQDELLKRERNIEQKGDLVTRKEKDFLNREQLLHSKMEETTKKNEQLDAMIKSENEKLEQMARMSAEDAKRVLMNNMTEKAKQESAQAVRNIKEQAQLTAKEQIKNVLLQAINRTSMDHTIETTVTSIKLPSNEMKGRIIGREGRNIRAFETITGCEILIDDTPNTIVISGFDPIRREIAKMALESLITDGRIHPGRIEDVVEKAKRDLDELIISTGEEALFEVSIHGTHIEIVKLLGKLKYRTQHGLNLLQHSIETATIAGLIAAELGFDVQLAKRAAILHDIGFAVDRTDQHHAAAGADVARKYGENATVQLAILLHHENPTTAHPIAVIVSTANMLSKERPGSQKNALENYLKRLHKLEDIALSFPGVLKAYAIQAGREIRVLVDFNILDDNKMMILADDITRKIESELEYPGQVKITVIREYRAVDVAK
- the zapA gene encoding cell division protein ZapA: MQVNRYTTGVKTTVDKNTVKVNIYGSEYVIKGDADTGHIEKISQFVDQKMKEINKSGAIKSPLKVAILAALNIADEYFKTRDEQKLQIESYESRAKKLLKSLNAGVTEKPEPAPVEDKEEEISLFSQK